The segment GGCTCGTCGAATCTGGACGCGCTGAGCCTGATGCTGAACAATGAAGCGAACGTCGTGCTGGTGCGCTACGATGCGGTCACGAACGAACTGCGCGACGCGATCGCGGCCGCGTTCGCCGATGGCCGGGAGATCGACCCCGCGCGCTTCGCCGCGCGCCCGCGCATCGAGCGTATGCTGAACTGGCTCGCCTATACGGCGTATCGCGTCGTGATGAAGGCGCTGACGGTCGGTAGTTACGACTGACGCAGACTAAGCATTCGCTTCAAAAAATCTGTCCGCACGTTCGTGCGGAAAAGCCGCTCCGGTCCCGCCGGAATCGCGCAAAATAGCGGCTCGGTTAGACACCGGTTTCTAATAATTTCCTTGTTTCGCGAGCGGCCGCACTCAATAATAGTACGGCCGTTCGATTTTATTCGAACCCCCGAACGGTTACAGAAATAGCTATGCGAAAAGGCGAACAGACGCGTGCCGCGATACTTGAAGCTGCTTTGGACCTCGCCAGCCGTGACGGGCTGGAGGGGCTGACGATCGGCCTGCTGGCCGAGCGCATGCAGATGAGCAAGAGCGGCGTGTTCGCGCACTTCGGATCGCGCGAGGACCTGCAGGTCGAGGTCGTCCGCGAGTATCACCATCGTTTCGAAAACGAGGTGTTCTTTCCGAGCCTGCGCGAAGCGCGCGGTCTACCGCGTTTGCGGGCGATGCTGGCGCGCTGGATCGAGAAGCGCATCCAGGAGGTGACGACCGGGTGCATCTACATCAGCGGCGCAGTGGAGTACGACGATCGGCCGGACAGCCCCGTGCGCGAGCAGTTGATCGCGAGCGTGACGGCCTGGCGTGCCGCGTTGCTGCGCGCCATTTCGCAGGCGATGGAGGAGGGGCATCTGCGCCCGGATACCGATCCGGACCTGATGCTCTTCGAGTTGTACAGCTTCACGCTCGGCCTGCATCACGACGCACGTTTCCTGCATTCGCCGGACGCCGTGCGCCTCACGTGGGCCGCGCTGGAAAAGACGATTGTTTCGTATCAGAGCGAGAGCCGTTAGCGGCGCGTGACACGCCCGCCAGGAGCTCGAGCCGTTTTGCCCACCTTTGGAGAGAGTCATGGGACAGTACGCCGCGCCGCTGCGCGACATGCAATTCGTGTTGCACGAGCTTCTGAACGTCGAAGCCGAAGTCAAGCAAATGCCCAAGCAT is part of the Burkholderia pyrrocinia genome and harbors:
- a CDS encoding TetR/AcrR family transcriptional regulator produces the protein MRKGEQTRAAILEAALDLASRDGLEGLTIGLLAERMQMSKSGVFAHFGSREDLQVEVVREYHHRFENEVFFPSLREARGLPRLRAMLARWIEKRIQEVTTGCIYISGAVEYDDRPDSPVREQLIASVTAWRAALLRAISQAMEEGHLRPDTDPDLMLFELYSFTLGLHHDARFLHSPDAVRLTWAALEKTIVSYQSESR